From the genome of Dermacentor andersoni chromosome 3, qqDerAnde1_hic_scaffold, whole genome shotgun sequence:
CCGCTGGAAGAACGTCGGCATCCCTACCGACGAAGTGGGCCGCTTCAGCCAGTGCCGAGTGTACGTGCGACCCGGCGCCACCCCCAACGACACGGAGACGGTCCCGTGTGACTCCTGGGACTACGACGAAGTCGAGGCGCACAGGAGTGCCCGCAGCTACTGGAACCTCGTTTGCCATCGCAGCTGGCTCCTGTCTCTGGGCAACGGTGTCTTCATGAGCGGTGCACTCATAGTGGTCCCGTTCATGGGCTACCTGGCCGACACCGAGGGTCGCAAGCCAGTCATCATCGTCGCCTCGTTCGTGCTCATGACGACAGCCATCGCCAGCTGcttcgccgaggcttttcccctCTACCTGGCGCTCATATTCGTCAACTCGGCCTGCGCCAGCACCGTTCACATCATCACGGTGATCCTGATGTTCGAGGTGGTGCCGCTCCAGTACCGTACCTTCTACATGGGTCTCGGCAGCTCACTGGGTGCCCTGTTCGTCGAGATGCTGTTCGTCTTCGTCACCGCCGTCCGCATCGGCTGGTTCCCGCTCCAGTTACTCGTCGTGGCGCCCACCCTGCTGCTCCTCTCGGCCACGTTCGCCGTGCACGAGTCGCCCATGTGGCTGCTCTCAATGTCCAGGCTGAAAGAGGCCGAGGAAGTCATCTACGCCGCCGCCAAGGTGAACGGCGTGTCCCGCATCCGTGCCAAGCAGGCCTTCGACCAGATCAAGTTCGAGATGAACAAGGCGAGCGTGCCGTACTCGCCGGTGGCGCCCAATGCGCTGCTGGTCCCCGGCTCGCTGCGGGGCCGGGCCGCCGCGGTCTTCGTCACCACGTTCACCGCCATGCTGGCCTACTACTCGCTCACCTGGAGCCACAGGCTCGGCGGGAGCAGCAATCTGGTGGTGCGCGTCATCTCCGTGGCCGCCCTGGCACCCACCTACCTGGCCATGTACCTGGCCCTCAACGCCCTGGGACGCCTGCAGTTGATGCTCGTGCTCTTCACGCTCCTCGGCGGAGTTTCCGGACTTTACGGCATCGCCACGTACGCCGAGCCCCACGAGGTCGCCTACGCGCTCGCCATCGCGGCCAAGTGCCTGGCGAGCGCCCTGATTCCCACCAACTACCTGTACATGGCCGAGCTGTTCCCCTCGTCGGTGCGCAGCGCGGTCATGTGTGGCGCCTACACGTGCGGCCGCGTCGGCGCCGTGTTCGCCTCGCTGCTCTCTCTTCTGCAGGAGGTCGACCGGGAGGACGCCGGCTTCGCAGTCCTGGCGGTATCGGTGTTCGGAGGCCTGCTGGTGCTCCTCAGCTTACCCGAGACGACTGTCAGAGGCGCTACCGACGTGGCCGTCACCAACATGGACGGCAAGCGCAGGGACCTCCTGGACGTCATGCAGACTACGCTGGTGCCGAAGCgaaagaagaggaggaggggCAGACCTATGAGCTCCGCGCTAGCAGTGCTTCCTGTCAAGCAGGCGCTCAGCTCGCCCAAGTGGTCTTCCCCGCGCTGAAAACACTGCCGCTTGTGCAGGCGGGCTTTGCGATGTCCTAGGACGCATACAGATTTGAATGGGCGTAGTCACACAACAT
Proteins encoded in this window:
- the LOC126525166 gene encoding solute carrier family 22 member 13-like, which encodes MAQKPSVSPAVSSMKSGGNWNNALDCTSTARTLGSGSLFVATDADREEVQQGANVIGHGDFQRIILGFTIVAQMVLLCHSNVLALITDPVDHWCRPPPELAAMSVARWKNVGIPTDEVGRFSQCRVYVRPGATPNDTETVPCDSWDYDEVEAHRSARSYWNLVCHRSWLLSLGNGVFMSGALIVVPFMGYLADTEGRKPVIIVASFVLMTTAIASCFAEAFPLYLALIFVNSACASTVHIITVILMFEVVPLQYRTFYMGLGSSLGALFVEMLFVFVTAVRIGWFPLQLLVVAPTLLLLSATFAVHESPMWLLSMSRLKEAEEVIYAAAKVNGVSRIRAKQAFDQIKFEMNKASVPYSPVAPNALLVPGSLRGRAAAVFVTTFTAMLAYYSLTWSHRLGGSSNLVVRVISVAALAPTYLAMYLALNALGRLQLMLVLFTLLGGVSGLYGIATYAEPHEVAYALAIAAKCLASALIPTNYLYMAELFPSSVRSAVMCGAYTCGRVGAVFASLLSLLQEVDREDAGFAVLAVSVFGGLLVLLSLPETTVRGATDVAVTNMDGKRRDLLDVMQTTLVPKRKKRRRGRPMSSALAVLPVKQALSSPKWSSPR